In Paramisgurnus dabryanus chromosome 14, PD_genome_1.1, whole genome shotgun sequence, one genomic interval encodes:
- the LOC135740671 gene encoding uncharacterized protein yields MEGVLEATLFICLCKLMFSVVLCLPSVVRTFTAAGLCCICLLLFTDLIIALILIYVRITECWLMPFQVSSDVIALRFLLFLCQAYGVVMLLMPPLIVVELLVDLLRSQDSKEDAELDKDANTLWSPGASLSQTIGYISCLFVWIVSAFYSSNNLMLGQLSTKNCLEGESCIMNCLPGFPMTQSPGLDELSWIVPGMVLLLILTGGLGLLKTKAYENTLIHRGGSKDTEHTHIQLPIFDKAAHLYVSANPGTDSEKTPDSCAVHRAGFVYNEKRWFCPGNVALCTYQTGFVQQKTLPTGHTPLFQYKTKLRQEITSSEVDKMKHCDYKKTQMVLNETLGTQRKQSCRHETESPCLGEEMLKGLVCAVLVCVFPTVVSCNVFLILNLETLVVHSVKLLSLSAHRVSAL; encoded by the exons ATGGAGGGCGTCCTGGAGGCCACGCTCTTTATCTGCTTATGTAAACTGATGTTTAGCGTGGTTCTCTGCCTGCCTTCAGTCGTGCGTACGTTCACCGCCGCCGGTCTGTGCTGCATCTGCCTGCTGTTATTCACAGATCTCATTATCGCCC TGATCCTGATCTACGTCCGGATCACGGAGTGCTGGTTGATGCCTTTCCAGGTGTCCTCCGATGTGATTGCGCTTCGATTCCTCCTCTTTCTCTGCCAGGCCTACGGAGTCGTGATGCTCTTGATGCCACCGCTGATCGTGGTTGAACTGTTGGTTGATCTTCTCCGCTCTCAGGACAGTAAAGAGGATGCAGAGCTTGATAAAGATGCAAATACTCTGTGGAGTCCGGGTGCGTCTCTCTCACAAACGATAGGATACATCAGTTGTCTTTTCGTATGGATCGTGAGTGCGTTTTACAGCAGTAACAACTTGATGCTGGGTCAGCTTTCTACAAAAAACTGTTTGGAAGGAGAGTCTTGCATCATGAACTGTCTTCCAGGCTTTCCCATGACCCAATCTCCCGGTCTGGATGAGCTTTCCTGGATCGTTCCTGGTATGGTGCTCCTATTGATCCTGACAGGCGGACTAGGCCTACTCAAGACTAAAGCCTATGAAAATACATTAATACACCGAGGTGGGAGTAAAGACACCGAGCATACGCACATACAGCTGCCCATATTCGACAAAGCTGCTCATCTATACGTGTCAGCGAATCCTGGCACCGACTCAGAGAAAACACCCGACAGCTGTGCAGTTCACAGGGCTGGGTTTGTTTACAATGAGAAACGATGGTTTTGTCCGGGGAACGTTGCTCTGTGTACTTACCAAACAGGTTTTGTTCAACAGAAAACGCTACCAACTGGCCATACACCACTTTTCcaatacaaaacaaaacttCGACAGGAGATTACATCATCAGAAGTTGATAAAATGAAGCATTGCGACTATAAAAAGACCCAAATGGTCCTGAATGAAACACTGGGGACTCAAAGAAAACAGTCTTGCCGTCATGAAACGGAAAGTCCCTGCCTGGGGGAAGAAATGTTAAAAGGACTTGTGTGTGCCGTTCTGGTTTGTGTTTTTCCCACAGTTGTTAGCTGTAATGTTTTTCTTATCTTAAACCTAGAGACTCTTGTGGTTCATTCTGTGAAACTGTTATCTTTGTCGGCACACAGAGTCTCCGCTCTTTAA